A single genomic interval of Megalobrama amblycephala isolate DHTTF-2021 linkage group LG17, ASM1881202v1, whole genome shotgun sequence harbors:
- the LOC125251962 gene encoding uncharacterized protein LOC125251962, translating into MDSDGKSADHLQPGDQKDSDGESDVAPKSADHLSPVELIDSDGEQDMEPKSAAHLLPGDQKDSDGESDVAPKSADHLSPVELIDSDGESDVAPKSADHLSPVELIDSDGEHDMVPKSAAHLLPGDQKDSDGEQDMEPKSADHLLPGDQKDSDGESDVAPKSADHLSPVELIDSDGEHDMVPKSADHLLPGDQKDSDGEHEMAPKSAGHLSPVELIDSDGEHDMEQKSAAHLQPGDQKDSDGESDVAPKSVDHLSPVELTDSDGERDVEPKSADQQQNQKKVDPFGVHLYTETGLVILVQHLRKGPVTLHLDATGGVVSRIPSQAKRVFYYSINLPGHGKDKPPLPVSEMITNDHTIPNVSFWLHQTVTKIRKLTLYNIHQVETDYSWALIQSVLLSFNKQDINTYLMESYNVVKGNNTMTEFRRLTVLHLCSAHIIKAVQGAIGRKTTDKGLKEFATHCVAQLMNTTSLQRALDIFKCMCYVFYTKSNTQCVNQSLQTLQDHIRGIIIPEDTLDEKQAVDDYIPPEAKTILARSPFTKEFGSVLEAVMAIEDPELENQMDNNKYHCPEILDILMKDYMPIFPLWSGLMLGDLKRFKDRESIRDDSYVQKTHDTNCHAENWFCIVKDKILLKKLHHRPATFIQKMYASLQGRYREHILQHDLPDRMLQKRFNVKQHSLEDFEEKWSKKSMRDRKEKKTKYFHTPEVMPCPKKTASKASVRQPKSKIKEKDSVQVVSDSSQTSKASVRQPKSKIKEKDSVQVVSDSSQTSKASVRQPKSKIKEKDSVQVVSDSSQASNDSVRQPKSRMKEKDSVQVVSDSSQASKASVRQPKSKIKEKDSVQVVSTSSQTSKASVRQPKSKIKEKDSVQVVSDSSQTSKASVRQPKSKIKEKDSVQVVSDSSQASKASVRQPKSKIKEKDSVQVVSDSSQASKTSVRHPKSTMKEKDTEDTTHVCNEDIVQAFWNSKDCEVVVVSQLTRK; encoded by the exons ATGG ACAGTGATGGAAAGTCTGCGGATCATCTCCAACCTGGGGACCAGAAGGACAGTGATGGTGAGAGTGATGTGGCACCAAAGTCTGCGGATCATCTATCACCTGTGGAGCTGATAGACAGTGATGGTGAGCAGGACATGGAACCAAAGTCTGCGGCTCATCTCCTACCTGGGGACCAGAAGGACAGTGATGGAGAGAGTGATGTGGCACCAAAGTCTGCGGATCATCTATCACCTGTGGAGCTGATAGACAGTGATGGAGAGAGTGATGTGGCACCAAAGTCTGCAGACCATCTGTCACCTGTGGAGCTGATAGACAGTGATGGTGAGCATGACATGGTACCAAAGTCTGCGGCTCATCTCCTACCTGGGGACCAGAAGGACAGTGATGGTGAGCAGGACATGGAACCAAAGTCTGCCGATCATCTCCTACCTGGGGACCAGAAGGACAGTGATGGAGAGAGTGATGTGGCACCAAAGTCTGCGGATCATCTATCACCTGTGGAGCTGATAGACAGTGATGGTGAGCATGACATGGTACCAAAGTCTGCCGATCATCTCCTACCTGGGGACCAGAAGGACAGTGATGGTGAGCATGAAATGGCACCAAAGTCTGCGGGTCATCTATCACCTGTGGAGCTGATAGACAGTGATGGTGAGCATGACATGGAACAAAAGTCTGCGGCTCATCTCCAACCTGGGGACCAGAAGGACAGTGATGGTGAGAGTGATGTTGCACCAAAGTCTGTGGATCATCTGTCACCTGTGGAGCTGACAGACAGTGATGGTGAGCGTGATGTGGAACCAAAATCTGCGGATCAACAGCAAAATCAAAAGAAG GTGGATCCATTTGGTGTTCATCTTTATACTGAGACAGGACTGGTCATTCTTGTACAACATCTAAGGAAAGGACCTGTTACTTTGCATCTAGATGCTACTGGAGGGGTTGTGAGTCGAATTCCAAGTCAGGCAAAGAGAGTGTTCTATTACAGCATCAATCTACCCGGACATGGAAAAGACAAGCCTCCTCTCCCTGTGTCTGAAATGATCACAAATGATCATACAATTCCTAATGTTTCCTTCTGGTTGCATCAAACTGTAACCAAGATACGGAAACTCACCTTGTACAACATACACCAGGTTGAAACCGACTATAGTTGGGCACTCATCCAGAGTGTCCTATTGTCGTTCAACAAACAAGATATTAATACATACCTAATGGAAAGCTACAATGTAGTCAAAGGAAACAACACCATGACAGAGTTCAGGAGATTAACTGTTCTGCACCTATGTTCTGCCCATATCATTAAGGCAGTACAAGGAGCTATTGGCAGAAAAACAACTGACAAGGGTTTGAAAGAGTTTGCTACTCACTGTGTGGCACAACTGATGAACACAACAAGTCTGCAGAGGGCATTAGACATTTTTAAGTGCATGTGCTATGTATTTTACACCAAGTCAAACACACAGTGTGTAAATCAGTCTCTTCAAACACTTCAGGACCACATTCGTGGAATAATAATTCCAGAAGATACACTGGATGAGAAGCAGGCAGTGGACGACTACATCCCTCCAGAGGCAAAAACAATATTGGCCAGGTCACCATTTACCAAAGAGTTTGGTAGTGTACTTGAGGCTGTCATGGCTATTGAAGATCCTGAGTTGGAAAATCAAATGGACAACAACAAATATCATTGTCCTGAGATACTGGATATTCTGATGAAAGACTACATGCCAATTTTTCCACTCTGGTCAGGGCTAATGCTGGGTGATTTGAAAAGATTCAAAGACAGAGAGTCTATCAGAGATGACAGCTACGTACAGAAAACACATGACACCAACTGTCATGCTGAAAATTGGTTCTGTATCGTCAAAGACAAAATCCTACTGAAAAAACTGCACCATCGACCAGcaacatttattcaaaaaatgtaTGCATCATTGCAGGGAAGGTATAGAGAACATATTCTTCAACATGACCTTCCAGACAGAATGTTACAGAAGCGTTTCAATGTGAAACAACACAGTTTGGAAGACTTTGAAGAAAAATGGTCCAAGAAGAGCATGCGTGAccgaaaagaaaagaaaacaaagtaCTTTCATACCCCAGAAGTGATGCCTTGTCCTAAAAAAACA GCATCAAAAGCTTCTGTCAGACAGCCAAAGTCAAAAATAAAGGAGAAGGACAGTGTCCAAGTAGTGTCGGACAGTTCACAG ACATCAAAAGCTTCTGTCAGACAGCCAAAGTCAAAAATAAAGGAGAAGGACAGTGTCCAAGTAGTGTCGGACAGTTCACAG ACATCAAAAGCTTCTGTCAGACAGCCAAAGTCAAAAATAAAGGAGAAGGACAGTGTCCAAGTAGTGTCGGACAGTTCACAG GCATCAAACGATTCTGTCAGACAGCCAAAGTCAAGAATGAAAGAAAAGGACAGTGTCCAAGTAGTGTCGGACAGTTCACAG GCATCAAAAGCTTCTGTCAGACAGCCAAAGTCAAAAATAAAGGAGAAGGACAGTGTCCAAGTAGTGTCGACCAGTTCACAG ACATCAAAAGCTTCTGTCAGACAGCCAAAGTCAAAAATAAAGGAGAAGGACAGTGTCCAAGTAGTGTCGGACAGTTCACAG ACATCAAAAGCTTCTGTCAGACAGCCAAAGTCAAAAATAAAGGAGAAGGACAGTGTCCAAGTAGTGTCGGACAGTTCACAG GCATCAAAAGCTTCTGTCAGACAGCCAAAGTCAAAAATAAAGGAGAAGGACAGTGTCCAAGTAGTGTCGGACAGTTCACAG GCATCAAAAACTTCTGTCAGACATCCAAAGTCTACAATGAAAGAAAAGGACACTGAGGACACAACTCATGTCTGTAATGAGGACATTGTACAG GCTTTTTGGAATTCAAAGGACTGTGAAGTGGTGGTTGTCAGTCAGTTGACAAGAAAGTGA